A window from Salvia miltiorrhiza cultivar Shanhuang (shh) chromosome 2, IMPLAD_Smil_shh, whole genome shotgun sequence encodes these proteins:
- the LOC131010904 gene encoding protein PHOSPHATE-INDUCED 1-like, giving the protein MASSTILKLLAIFSLLVVCIASRATPNSLVEDTQTQLLKYHKGALLQGRISVNLIWYGKFTPSQRAIVADFITSLSPSSPPQPQPSVAAWWKITEKYYHLATSKTSSLSLYLNNQILDDSYSIGKSLTQDQLVDLASKGEKTNAINVVLTASDVAVDGFCQNRCGTHGSKSTAVKGKNKKFAYIWVGNSETQCPGYCAWPFHQPIDGPQSPPLIAPNNDVGLDGMVINLSGLLAGTATNPFGNGFYQGPADAPLEAATACPGVYAKGAYPGYAGDLLVDKTSGASYNAHGASARKYVLPAIYDPSKKKKKKKK; this is encoded by the coding sequence ATGGCTTCTTCCACCATTCTCAAATTGTTagctattttctctctcttggtTGTGTGCATTGCATCAAGAGCAACCCCCAATTCTCTAGTTGAAGACACACAAACCCAGCTGCTGAAATACCACAAGGGCGCCCTTCTCCAAGGCAGAATCTCCGTTAACTTAATTTGGTACGGCAAATTCACCCCTTCCCAACGCGCAATCGTCGCCGATTTCATCACATCTCTCTCGCCCTCGTCGCCGCCGCAGCCCCAGCCCTCCGTGGCGGCGTGGTGGAAGATCACCGAGAAGTATTACCACCTCGCCACCTCCAAAAcctcatccctctctctctacctCAACAACCAAATCCTCGACGATTCCTACTCGATCGGCAAATCTCTGACTCAGGACCAACTCGTCGATCTGGCCTCCAAGGGCGAGAAGACGAACGCAATCAACGTCGTGCTGACGGCGTCCGACGTCGCCGTGGACGGCTTCTGCCAGAACCGCTGCGGAACTCACGGCTCCAAATCCACCGCCGTCAAGGGGAAAAACAAGAAGTTCGCCTACATTTGGGTGGGGAACTCGGAGACTCAGTGCCCCGGCTACTGCGCGTGGCCGTTCCACCAGCCCATTGACGGCCCGCAGAGCCCGCCTTTAATTGCTCCCAACAACGACGTCGGCCTTGATGGAATGGTGATCAATTTGTCCGGGCTTCTGGCAGGAACCGCCACCAATCCCTTCGGGAACGGGTTCTATCAGGGGCCGGCCGATGCGCCGCTGGAAGCCGCGACGGCATGCCCCGGGGTGTACGCGAAGGGGGCGTACCCTGGTTACGCCGGAGATTTGCTGGTGGACAAGACTAGTGGTGCTAGCTACAATGCGCATGGTGCCAGCGCCAGGAAATATGTGCTTCCGGCGATATACGAtccttccaaaaaaaaaaaaaaaaaaaaaaaataa